atgtgaaacttgtctataacaaagttgtatataATTCATTTATCTAGTTGGTGTTaaagtttggttgcatttggccCTGTAGTTTCTGAGTTATTCCTGTTTAAATTTAAGTTTCAGAAATAGTTTCTTTTTGTCAAATTCTGGATCAGTTTCTATAGTTGTGCAATTTTGACCTACTAAACTtgtgaatcatgctttgatgatgaaagataaattgtagcaattttcataagttttccaaaatgttATGAATCATGACTTTTGGTGatctagaactctggttatagatGTATAAAGCTTAATGTCTGATTCTGTCCAAGGTCTGGACAGACTTGTTTATTCATACTGTTTGGCCATTTTATCTATTGAATCAATTCTTGAAGATAATAACCAGGTCCTAGATAAttatctaagctttccagaaagtctaatatcacctTTATTGGATGCTTGGATCTCTAATTGTGGTAGAATGAAGTTGTGtatatgctgctgtcctggttATGTGTGCCAATAGAGTTGTTTGTTTTTAGCTagcctttacttaaataatgagTAGCTTAATTTCTAAATTAGAATTTGAGTGATTTcggaattgtgtgatgacctgaggtcattaatcttaatgacctttggcatctaattttttttggtattaatacttaattactgtcattaatgcttaattaaggattaattaagataaatgaGATTATTAATTAGTTAAGTAAgaataattataaattaaaaaaacctTAGTTTACtgttgcaacctcttgggtaaaaacactaaaatgaTAAACAACCTTTGATTATTGTTTTATCTTGCTTTTGCACcgagaaggaaagttgtactcaactAAATCCTTCTTATATgttgtcataagcatatcatgagcatacatcattttgcgtatagtgcacgtgaccgaaggagcgaccgttgaaccgaaccccgaggttggTGTTTCGTTTGAGGAAGTTGGAAccaagacttgggaagtctctgaGGAAcccctcagctctgcaaccaaggcaagccccggatgcattaacccttcCTTGAATATTTTAAATGTTTTATCACTTATGTGTTAATAAGAATGTTGCATTACATAGTCAAGAATTGGGATTGTTGTGAATCAAAGTCTTCAAACAGTGTATGAAAATGAGACTTTGAATGTGACCAAATTAATGAAGGAGGGAGATGAATTTCAAAGGGTTCAAATCCTGTAGAGAGTTTGTATTCATTCACTACATCCCTCTATAAATAGGGAGTCACTTTCACCCTTGTAAATCAATCATCAGAAAGTGAAATACAGAAACAACTCCCTCTTCTCTCCATCTCTCTGTCTGTGTTCTTGAGTGCATTGTGAGCAATCCAAAGAAGTCGATTTCTAACACGTTATCAACACGAGCCCTACCAAGCTAAAAGGTAATAGGTGAGAAATCGATTCACTTGAATATCTGTTCATGAACAAACACACACGCGGAAGCACTAGCACGAACAACATGCCACCATCCTGAAGATGTGTGTGCAAAGCAAACCACTACCGCCCAGAAGGCGAGCAGATCAGGATATTACCGTCCAGAAGACGAGTAAACGGCCCGACGAACGGACACGGCCGCTGGCGCACAGCGCGGCCCCGGAGCGGGCACGACCTGGCCAGGCACGGCGCGGGTGCGGCCTCGGCGCGAGCGCCACCCAGCGCGCGAACGGGCACGGCCCCGGCACGGCCCGGCACGACGCGACCCGGCCAGGGCGCGGCCACCTTCCTCCATGTCCTCCTCTGCTGAGCCTTCCTGAAGAAGAAGAtaagaaagagagagaaaaaaaaaggaagaagagGCACCCACCCTATTTATATGAACTCCGGGCAAATCTGAGCCGTCCATCGTGATGGACGGCCACGGTTGATTGGGCCAATCAGTTCAGCCCATGGAGGATGGTTTTCGCCCAAGCGGGCCATTTAAGATGGGCAGCGCATATTTCTTTTTTGCGCAAAATAGTGGCCCGAAGCCcactataataataataaaaacacACGGCCCAAAGCCCGTGAATTATATGCGGCCTGAAGTCCgccatatttatttattattattattattattattattattattattattattattattattattattattattattattattattattattattattactgccATTATTCATTTTCTACAATTATTTATTGCATCTAATTCCATATATTTACTTTATTGCAATACTTTATGTTTAATTGCGAAGTAATCCTGAAGATTACACCTGGGAAAATATATATAGTCCTGAAGACTATATTAAGTCGTAATTCTGAAGATTACGCACCGACATCTACTAACCCTGCGCATTAATTGTGCAGGCATGTCGGACATCGCAAAGAGGGATTTCGAGATGCTCGCTGTGGATGGCAGCAACTACCTCACTTGGGCGACCGACATCGAGATCAGACTCGATGGCATGGGCCTCGATCATACCATTGTCCAGCCCGAAGCTGGCAAGGATGAGCGCACAAAGCAGGACAAGGCAAAAGCGTTGCATTAGCTGTGACACCACCTTCATCCTGACTTGAAATGCGAGTACATGACGGAGAAGGATCCACTAGTCTTATGGCAGTCCCTGAAGGACCGCTTCAGCCAGCAGCTGACTATTGTGCTCCTCAGAGCACAACAAGACTGGATCAATCTACGCTTCCAAGACTTCAAGTCTGTGGCTGCATACAACTCCGCCTTGAACAAGATTGTGACCAAACTGCATCTATGTGGCCAGAAGATCACTGACGCTGATATGATCGAGAAGACCTTGTCCACCTTCCACCCCGGCAACATTGTACTTCAACAGCAATACAGAAACTCAAGGTACACCAAGTACTGTGAGTTGAGTGAAGTACTATCTGTTGCCGAGCAACAGAATGAGGTTCTCATGAACAATCATTCTACCCGACCTACTGGTTCCATAGCTGTGCTTGAAGCACACGCTAATGTTGCTGAGAGTTCTCGCAACGGCAAAAGGAGCCGTGGAAAGGGAAAGTGGAAGGGGACGAGGGGTGCCATGTTCAAGGTCAAAGGAAAGGGAAGGCCCAAGGGTAGGTTCGACCCCAAGAAGGAATGAGGTGACCATAGTGGGGAAGAGCAAGGCGATTGCTATAGATGCGGAGCAAAGGGGCATTGGTCCTGTAATTGTCGCACCCCCAAACACCTCGTTGACCTTTACCAGTAGAGTAAAAACAAGAGTAAAGGCCAATATGAGTCCCACTTCCTCAGTGAGCCTGAAGCTCGGCCTGAGAAGCGCGACGACGGGGTCGTCGATGCAAGCGGAGGCGTCCGAATGGATGAGAGTGAGGACAACCTTCTTGATGACTTTGATATATCCGGAGACCTGTAGTAATCTCCAAAGAGTCATGTTAGCGATGCCCACATGTACTAGTTTGGTCATGTATGCTCCTGAAGAGCATTTGTAATGTAGTAGATGGTCCAAACTGTTGTAATGTTTTCCCAGGAATAATGTAATGTTGTCTTTATGATAATATATGTTTATGTTAAATTCCTGTTTTTACTTTATGGTATTTAACAGAACCTGTGGGGACCCGATGGCGGAAGCAGAACTCTATCTTGTAGACAGTGGTACCACCAATACGATACTGAGGGATACTAGATATTTCCAAACATTAACAAAGAAAAGTGGAAATATTATGACCATTGCTGGAAGCATTGCTCATATTGTGGGCACCGAAAGTGCCACACTAGTTCTCCCTATGGGTACTCAAATCTTTGTAAAGGATGCACTGTTGTATCCCGACTCAAAGCGCACGCTTTTAAGCTTCAAAGATGTCCGTGCGAATGGTTTGCATATAGAAACCGTGATCGAGCAAGGTGCTGAATACCTGCTGATCACCAAATTCGACAGGTACCAAAAGCGAGTTGTAGAGAGGTTCCCTTCATCGCCCACTGGTTTGTACTACACATACATAAAGCCCACATATGAGTATGTTGCGATGAAGACCATATTCAGAAACACAGAATCATTTCGAATATGGCATGACCGCTTAGGTCATCTTGGGTTGGGAATGATGAGAAGAATCATCAACAATTCTGCTGGCCATGATGTTAGAGGCTTCCCGAATCCTGAATATTTTATTTGCACCGCGTGTGCAAAAGGGAAGCTGATCACTAGACCATCCCTCCTAAAAATTAGGGATGTGTCACCGGTGTTCCTGCAAAGGATACAAGGTGACATATGTGGACCTATCCAGCCCCTGTCGGGCCCAATTAGGTACTTTATGGTACTGATTGATGCATCTACCAGATGGAGCCATGTGGACCTGTTGTCCACTAGAAACCATGCTTTCTCCAAGCTCATTGCCCAGATAATCAGGCTAAAAGCAAGCTTCCCTGATAACCGCATCCAATCCATTCGGATGGATAATGCTGGTGAATTCAGGTCGAAAGCTTTTGATGATTATTGCTTAGCCTTGGGCATTAAGGTAGAGCATTCAGTACCACATATGCACACACAAAATGGTCTAGCTGAGTCCTTGATCAAGTGGATTGTtaggtgtcgacgaaagctagtcggcagtctaccttggggtatacctataacagaaccgaccaaattataagagattaagccttagcgactatttgcatagtcaaactatcgagcttaagcccatataatcccggtagtccgtgaaatatcaaaggatttcaaaccacatatcgtacatacaaccaagatcgtaataagtttagcggtcgccatccacaaatacctccagattacaacattcataaaatacatcggagttcttaaaaattattacaaaccaagttcataggtagcggaagcttcatagttcaaaaatataacacacacacttagtctgatacagtgccataattcggtcattcccacaaaagcagaagagaagacggagtgaccatcgcccttggtctagtcatcacccatagctgggtacagacagaggatgcaataaccatagtacatttgaccatctgcaaaacaacatgggagtagaaccctgagtacgagaaggtactcagctagacttacccgtcat
This window of the Sorghum bicolor cultivar BTx623 chromosome 7, Sorghum_bicolor_NCBIv3, whole genome shotgun sequence genome carries:
- the LOC110437247 gene encoding uncharacterized protein LOC110437247 — encoded protein: MTEKDPLVLWQSLKDRFSQQLTIVLLRAQQDWINLRFQDFKSVAAYNSALNKIVTKLHLCGQKITDADMIEKTLSTFHPGNIVLQQQYRNSRYTKYCELSEVLSVAEQQNEVLMNNHSTRPTGSIAVLEAHANVAESSRNGKRSRGKGKWKGTRGAMFKVKGKGRPKGRFDPKKE